ACAATCTGCTTTTTAAACCTTTATGAAAAATTATTAAAATTTAAAAAGCAGATCTATATAATATTCTTATTTCAAATTTATTATGAGATTGATTTGAATTATCAGTTAATCCAATTCAAAAAATATTCGAATATTCCAAATGATATAATTCCCAATAAAAAACCATATAAGCTATACCTTATTTTTATTTTATTCTTAATTTTTAATAATTTAAAATCTTCAGATGTTTTAATATGGTGCCCCCAACCCATATGTTCAACTGCACTTTTTTCTAAGATAGCAGCAGACATTCCCATTTGATGATACTGTTTTGAAATATTTGCCTCTGTAATCGAAGAATCAATATTCCGATAATAAGGTTGTATTATCATATAGTCTTTCTTTCTTCTAAGCCCAGGATTAAAACTAAAACCTTTCCATGTATCATCATTGCTTCCCAATATAAAGTAAGAAAAATCATCAAGGGAATATTTATCTCCTAAGTAATGAAATGGGTAACGTTTATGTACATCATTCTGAAAGTTTCTTAACCAAACTTGTAAGATTTTAGAGTTATTTTCCAACACTCTTTTAGACTCTTCGATAAAATTAATACGATAAAAATTCCAATCATCTTCACAATGGAAAATATAAGGTGTATTTACAAAACTATAAGCTAAATCAATAGACTTTATTTGTCCTAATTTAGGCTTATTAATAATCACCCTAGTAAAATCTTTCCAGTGTTGAGGTATTACCTCCCAGACTCTTTCATCACCAGAATCTTCAGTTATAATTACCTCTCTAACTGAATAAGTATTAAATCTATCGATTGATTCTAAAGTTTTTTTTAGTAATTTAAAGCGCTTACAACTTGTTAAAACAATAGTTACATCACTTTCTTTATCAAACTTCATTTCATTACCTTATTTAATTTGATTAATTTTTCCCAGAAACTCAAATCCAGATTTAGCCGTGGAAGATCTTTTACTTCAAAGACCCTTTTGATAACATCATACAAACATTCATCCAGCCTATGTTTTTTGGGATCAAATTCAATAAAATCAGCCCGATTTAATTTCCAGTTATAATTAATACCTTTATAATGTGCATAATAAAAATTTTTACTTAATTGAAGTTTTTTTGATTTCACAGTGTGTACTTTCCACTGTACATCATTTTCAATTTTTTGAGGATTTATACACCATTTATAGTCACTTTCCCATTGAGTCTTGTCATAGTAAAAAAAATTATTAAATCTTCTTAAATCTGTTTTATATAAAGGGATAGATTCTATCCATCTTCCCGAAATTTGTACTCCTGGTACTTTTTCTAATTCCTCAAAAACGGATTTTTTATTCTCATTGAGAATTAGCTCATCTACATCTACGTTAATTACACCTGAAGCATATTTTAAAAAACGTTCCTTAGCATGTTCCATCATACCATATTGACAAAAATCAGAATCCCATGGTGCATTTTTAACCTCTGCTGATGTACCACCTTGTGGACCATATTTAAAATTCCAAGGAACGATAATAATATCTACTTCCAGTTTTTCTTTAATCAAATACTCTTTTAATTCTTCCACACTATAATAATCAGAGTTATTGTCATAAAATAATACTGCATCAATTAAATGAATTTTTTTATAAAATTTTATCCAATCAGAAATCCATTCTAATTTATTATTCTTAGATAATGTAAACAGAACTTTTTTATTTTTAAAAACATGATGAAAATTTTCATTAACTACAATATCAAACTCTAGCCCAGCTCCCCCCCATTGAAATAATTTAATTTTACTATCACTATAAAACCAATTTCTTTGTGTACGATCAAGCATAGTAATATGTAGGTCAGATTGTGTACATCTCCCATCTAAAATGAAATTTTTTTTATTGTATAAATTTTCTAATCCATATGAAGGAGGACCTGAAAAAACAAGCTTATCATCCGACATAAAAACATCAAAAGCTAAAGTATAAAAATCAAATTTTTCATTATAATCACTTGATTTACAACTATCACTTCTTGGAGATTGTCTTTTCAATATGCTGTTAGTGGGCAATATACAAGGAGATACTTCAATGATTTTCACAAAATTAACAGACATAACAAAAAACCTTAGCCACTTAAATTTACTTTAAAAATATATTTAACAGAGTTATTAATAATATTAATTTTGAAAATCCCAAAACCTGGAGAGTCAACATTCTTAATAACCACATACAATAAGATATAAAATACTATTTTCCCTAATAACCCTATAACCAACGCGAACAATACTTAAAAAAATTCTAGGAGAACTTTATTTAAAAAATAAAAATGGGGAAGCGTGGTTAATTAAAACCGTGACGAATCTACGACAATCTCTCTTTTTACACTAATACCTAAATATTTCAATTGACGAAGACCTAAATTAATTTGGGTCTTTATTCTTCTCATTTTAAACTTCGATTTTTCACTCGCAGTTAAATCAAAATTTAATTTATTCTTTACCTGTGCAATTACAGATTCATGTATATATTTACATGGAACGGAATATTCAGGGCACTTATCACTTTGTAATAATGCAGCAGGCTCAATTTGATATGCTTTTAACTCATAACAACTATGAATAAATTCATCAGATAAACCAATCGCTCGTTTATTCATAAAGTCTAATAAAATTTTAGCGCCAGTTGGATATAGCGCATATCCGCCCGTGCCACTTCGATCAATGTAAATTTCAAAAAGATTGTAATCATTGTCTGCTATAGAACATGTCGATTGCTTGGCAACAGTTTTCTTTCTGCCATGTACCTCAAAATTTATATAGTCAATATCAGTGAATTTTTTTAAATCATTTAATATTTTTTTAAAGTCTTTAACTAAAATCGCATCATCTTCTAAAACAACACAGGGTTCATTGTGTTCAACAATATAATCCCATGCTTTTTTATGACTTAAGAAACATGCGAGTTCTGATTGCTTCATTAGACGCTGACCACCAAATGCCATACGTTTGTAGTCATCTTCTGAAAAATCATGAATTGATACAGCTGATAAACGCTCAAACTCTAATTCAAGGTCTTTAAATTGAGCTTGTTGTTGCGCCAAACGATCTTTAGACTGATCTAAATTAATTAATAAAACTTTCATTATTTACTCAATCTTTAAGCCGAGCAGATTTTATTTTTTAGAGCTTTCAACTTATTGCCCCACATTCTTTTTTGACGTGGCCAACGTTTACCCACACGCTGACGTGCGACTGTTGGATTGACTTTTACAGCATCAATATCGCTTTCAGCACCATTCGGTTGAACCAATGGCGGATAAATAGAGAATCCTCGACTTGAATGTGTTAACCAACTTTGAAGAGCGACATCAATGGGTGTATTAATCTGAGCTAGATCATTTTGAAAAGCTTCTGCACCCTCACGCGACCAAACCAAACCTAAGGTGAGTACAGGAAAATAATATGCTTTTAAAAGATGATGACTCCCAATCTGATGCAACTTTTTACTCAATTTACGTTTAGTACTACCAATATTGATTAAGTACCAACCTTTCTGGTTTTGTTCTAACCATTGCACAGTTTTTTGAACTGTAGTCACTAGATCTGAAATAACCTCTAAATCATCCTCAACTACAATGATATAGTCATAATTAGAAGCTAAAAATTCGGTTACGCATCGCTTGTGACTTAAGTAACATCCAATTTCAGCACCTAATAAATCACGCCCCATAAGCACATTGGCTTGTTGGCTATTATAAGACTCATAAGTTTGAACATCTAACTTACGACCATCAAATGCTGAAATTCTTTCAAATTCAATATTCTGTTTTTTTAACTCAGCAGAAGCTTGGGCTAAACGATGGGTACTTGAATCTAAATTAATTAAATAAACGCCTAATTTCATATTTTAAATTCCAGCTTACTGCCAAGCATCCTTAATCCACTGCGATGGCAACACATAACGATACCATTTCCCCCCCCCACCATTCACTGCATCAGGTGGATTAATTTCACCATGGAATACAATAATTTTAGCACCTTCAGGCTTCATAGGAGGTTTAAAGTAAGCCATCGGAATTTTTTGCAGGCAATGATATTTATAGCTCTTGCACCAGCTTTCTGGCCAATAGGTCTGTTTACCTTCACGGTCTACGTACCAAGACAAATAGGCTTGCTCATTACGGAATTTTTTACGGATTTCATCAAAGTTTTCACGAAAATAAGGCAAAAGCCCCGGGAAAGCACCCAGTTTAAACCGGTAAACCGAACTGTTACCGGTAATACGCCACGGCCGTTTCCAGTCATGGATAATCAGAAAGTCGCCCGGATAGGTAAAGAACTCATCGATATTATCGACAATCACTACATCAAGATCGAGGAACAGTGCATTGCCTTCCAAACCATACAGATCAGGCTCAAAAGTAGATAGCTTGTTCCAGCCACGCTCAGGCGCACCTTCAGGCAATGCCAAAGGTGGAATAGGGAAACATTGTACTGCAGGATCAATGCCTTCAGTACGATCCGTCAGACAGACCATCTTAAAGTCGACTGTCGTATGTCGTTTAACCATATTGTATAAACGATTGACGTATTCCGAACCGTATTTGGTTCCCCATTTCATACAAATAACGATGTTACTCATTGCGTATGCCTAAGCTCATCTTAAAATCTTCTTGATGCTGAATATGATGACATAAGTTCGCTAAAATAAGTACATCAGTTAAAAAAAACCTCTCAAATGAGAGGTTTTTTCAATCAGTAAATTCTTAATTACTTCACATACGTTAACCAGTGTGCATATTTAGGATCTTTACCCTGAACTGCATCAAAATAAGCTTTCTGGATTTGTGTGGTGATTGGACCACGTACACCTTCACCAATCTGACGGTCATCGTATTCACGGATTGGTGTTACTTCTGCAGCAGTGCCGGTAAAGAATGCTTCATCTGCGATGTAGAACTCATCACGGGTAATACGGCGTTCAATTACGTCATAACCCAAGTCTTTAGCAATCGTAATAATCGTTTGACGGGTAATACCATCCAGCGCACCACCTGCGATATCAGGCGTATGAATCACGCCATCACGCACCAGGAATACGTTTTCGCCTGAACCCTGGCATACATAGCCTTGTGGGTCGAGCAGCATTGCTTCATCATAACCTGAATGCGCCACTTCCTGATGCGCAAGAATCGACAAGGTGTAGTTACCTGATGCTTTAGCCTTACACATGGTCACGTTCGGATGATGGTGGGTAAATGAAGACGTTTTTACGCGAATTCCCTTCGCCATCGCCTCTTCACCGAGGTAAGCACCCCAGCTCCATGCCGCAACTACGGCATGAATGGTATTGTCAGTTGCAGCGATACCGAGTTTTTCAGAACCAATAAAAATAATTGGACGTAAATAGCAAGACGCTAATTTGTTTTCACGAACAACATCAATTTGAGCCTGTTCTAATGCTGCTTGATCAAATGGAACTTTCATTTGATAAATTTTTGCAGAATTCAACAAGCGCTTCGTATGTTCTTTAAGACGGAAAATAGCCGTTCCATTCGGGGTTTCATAAGCTCGGACGCCTTCAAACACACCCATGCTGTAATGCAAAGTATGTGTTAATACGTGAGTTTTTGCCTCACGCCAGTCAACTAGTTGTCCATCTTGCCAAATAAAACCATCACGATCAGCCAAATTCATGCCACAAACTCCAATTTCTCACAATTATTCACTATCCAGTGCAAAGTCTGCACTTGGATCAATCAGTCTTTGCCATAACTTGCAAACGGTCATTCGGGTATCGTGCCAGTCGCTTGCAGACACTTGCATGGATTGATTTGCAAGGGCTAAGCGATGGCTCTCGGCGCGTTCACGGAGATAAGCTTGAATCAGAGCAGTCGCATCGTCGCTGGATAAGCAACCTGATTTTGCGGCATCCTCAAGAATTCGTACATTGTCGGAGAAATGGGCGAGATCTTTATTCGTCCCACTCCAAGCCAACACAGCATACTGTGCCATAAATTCGATGTCTACGATACCACCTGCATCTTGTTTTAAATGAAAAATACCATCTTTTTTTTGCTCTTTAGAAGAACCGAGATGCTCCTTCATTTTCTGACGCATTTTCAGTACTTCTGCCCGTACATAATTTTCATCGCGAGGCTGAATCAAAATATCCCGGCGTAAGACTTCGAACTTTTTTCGCAAGCTCATTTCACCCGCAATCGGACGGGCTCGCACCAGTGCCTGATGCTCCCATAGCCAGGCACTTTTGAACTGGTATTGTTCAAAGGCTTTTAAACTGGTCACCAAAAGCCCAGCTTCGCCCGATGGACGCAATCGGGTATCGACTTCATATACACGTCCATCCAAGGTTTGCGTGGTCATCAGTGACATAAACTTTTGTGCAACCCGCATGGCAAATTCAAAGCCACTGATCGGCTTAAGTCCATCGGTATCGGCCTGTTCACCCATATAGTGAATAAACACCAGATCCAGATCCGAGCCATAACCCAATTCAATTCCACCGACTTTACCATAACCAATGACTGCAAAAGCCGTATGCTCGACTGAACAGCGCTGCCCTTCTGCATCCAGTGGAAAACCATGCTTTTTTGCCACAATCTGATAGGCCAGATGCAGCGCTGCATTCACCGATACTTCAGCAATATCGGTCAAGGCATCGGAAACTTTCATTAAAGGACTTTCAGCCAGCACATCACTGGCGGCTACAGCAAGTACATTGGATTTTTTAAACAGGCGCAAAACCCGCATCTGGTCTTCAACCTGATCAATTTCAATCCGTAAAAGTTGCTGGCGCAAGGAATCTTCCAGATCCTTACGTTTTGGCAATTCAAAATCCATCGACAGGAATTCGTCCAGTAGCACCGGATAATGGGTCAGTTCTTCACAAATCCATGGGCTGACCGTGGCCATCTTCACCAGTCGCTGTAAC
The nucleotide sequence above comes from Acinetobacter lwoffii. Encoded proteins:
- a CDS encoding branched-chain amino acid transaminase, yielding MNLADRDGFIWQDGQLVDWREAKTHVLTHTLHYSMGVFEGVRAYETPNGTAIFRLKEHTKRLLNSAKIYQMKVPFDQAALEQAQIDVVRENKLASCYLRPIIFIGSEKLGIAATDNTIHAVVAAWSWGAYLGEEAMAKGIRVKTSSFTHHHPNVTMCKAKASGNYTLSILAHQEVAHSGYDEAMLLDPQGYVCQGSGENVFLVRDGVIHTPDIAGGALDGITRQTIITIAKDLGYDVIERRITRDEFYIADEAFFTGTAAEVTPIREYDDRQIGEGVRGPITTQIQKAYFDAVQGKDPKYAHWLTYVK
- a CDS encoding glycosyltransferase, with amino-acid sequence MSNIVICMKWGTKYGSEYVNRLYNMVKRHTTVDFKMVCLTDRTEGIDPAVQCFPIPPLALPEGAPERGWNKLSTFEPDLYGLEGNALFLDLDVVIVDNIDEFFTYPGDFLIIHDWKRPWRITGNSSVYRFKLGAFPGLLPYFRENFDEIRKKFRNEQAYLSWYVDREGKQTYWPESWCKSYKYHCLQKIPMAYFKPPMKPEGAKIIVFHGEINPPDAVNGGGGKWYRYVLPSQWIKDAWQ
- a CDS encoding glycosyltransferase family 25 protein, encoding MKVLLINLDQSKDRLAQQQAQFKDLELEFERLSAVSIHDFSEDDYKRMAFGGQRLMKQSELACFLSHKKAWDYIVEHNEPCVVLEDDAILVKDFKKILNDLKKFTDIDYINFEVHGRKKTVAKQSTCSIADNDYNLFEIYIDRSGTGGYALYPTGAKILLDFMNKRAIGLSDEFIHSCYELKAYQIEPAALLQSDKCPEYSVPCKYIHESVIAQVKNKLNFDLTASEKSKFKMRRIKTQINLGLRQLKYLGISVKREIVVDSSRF
- a CDS encoding glycosyltransferase family 25 protein, coding for MKLGVYLINLDSSTHRLAQASAELKKQNIEFERISAFDGRKLDVQTYESYNSQQANVLMGRDLLGAEIGCYLSHKRCVTEFLASNYDYIIVVEDDLEVISDLVTTVQKTVQWLEQNQKGWYLINIGSTKRKLSKKLHQIGSHHLLKAYYFPVLTLGLVWSREGAEAFQNDLAQINTPIDVALQSWLTHSSRGFSIYPPLVQPNGAESDIDAVKVNPTVARQRVGKRWPRQKRMWGNKLKALKNKICSA
- a CDS encoding glycosyltransferase family 2 protein, with the protein product MKFDKESDVTIVLTSCKRFKLLKKTLESIDRFNTYSVREVIITEDSGDERVWEVIPQHWKDFTRVIINKPKLGQIKSIDLAYSFVNTPYIFHCEDDWNFYRINFIEESKRVLENNSKILQVWLRNFQNDVHKRYPFHYLGDKYSLDDFSYFILGSNDDTWKGFSFNPGLRRKKDYMIIQPYYRNIDSSITEANISKQYHQMGMSAAILEKSAVEHMGWGHHIKTSEDFKLLKIKNKIKIRYSLYGFLLGIISFGIFEYFLNWIN